The following nucleotide sequence is from Sulfurimonas sp. hsl 1-7.
GTAGGATCAATTCATCATTGTCAAACGGTTTTACAATATAATCATCACCACCGGTTAAAAAACCTTTTTGCATCATCTCTTTCTCTTTGTGAGATGTAACAAAAATAGCAGGTGTTTCATCCTCTGCATCACGAAGCTCTTTGAGTAATGTCACACCGTCAATCAAAGGTACGTTTATATCTAATACATAGAGATCGAATCTATTTTCGAAAGTGGCATCGAGTGCTGCTTGACCATTTGGATATAAACTAACGTTAAAATCCTCATCCTCAAGCATATCTACAAGAGTCTCCCCAAAAAGAGGATCATCTTCTAGAAGTAATATATTACTCGACATTCTCGATAGCCCAGTTTAGAGTCTCTCCCGCATACATCGGAACAACTCCTGAGTAATCATTAGGTACTGTAAAAGGTCTGTTTTCTAAAGTAACCTCTTTAAATTCAGGACAAATACCGTAAATGCTTTGTGCATTGTCACTTACAAAAGCTTGTAAGTTAGAAAGTTTTCCGTACTGATCGAAGATCTCACATAAAAGCTGTAATGCAATTGGTGCCGTAAATACACCTGCTGCACACCCGCAAGACTCTTTTTTATGTTGTGGATGCGGTGCAGAATCACTACCGAAC
It contains:
- a CDS encoding response regulator transcription factor codes for the protein MSSNILLLEDDPLFGETLVDMLEDEDFNVSLYPNGQAALDATFENRFDLYVLDINVPLIDGVTLLKELRDAEDETPAIFVTSHKEKEMMQKGFLTGGDDYIVKPFDNDELILRINALLRRFKQKDKVCKCGLCIDNTRKVISYNSEELELSKREFEVLSLLIENANSVVSKEMILDELYNLSESGSEGAIRVYINRIKQLLPEHNLENVRGIGYKLVC